One Paenibacillus sp. FSL W8-0186 genomic window carries:
- a CDS encoding ABC transporter ATP-binding protein has protein sequence MAKEAKSQYSWGNFFELIHKSKPHVGLFIVACIISSASAILSTFIPNVLKIIIDSYSLSGSLNRGILIGLIAIFVCVTITGVLSSYLLSKVGLTVVANLRGMTWTKIVKLPTAFFDRNQSGDIASRLVSDTTVIYNLVTHSFSTFINAVLTILFCGFWLFYYSWELSLVIVAAIPIFLLFFIPLGRALSDLSKKAQKSTGKLNVSAIEMISENKLIKSFTAENYQINKGLKNINDLMQLGLKQAKWSATVNPFLNMIMLIIIMIIIGYGGVQLANGHLTVGTFIAFLTLIFYIINPISNFGFFFSQLQKTKGATERILQLLSEEEENINKGKDLDLSCKDIEISNLSFKYNTQENLSFSLEDITLNIRSGNTYALVGPSGSGKTTFVSLLERFYKPTSGSIYIDGESIENYSLHSWRSQIGYVSQEHSLITGTIRENLIFGLEPQDEAKIIEACEMAYAWEFISQLPNGLDTHIGERGLHLSGGQRQRIAIARMFLKDPKIILLDEATSNLDSQSEEKVQSAMKKIIEGRTAIVIAHRLSTIMDSEYIIFVEDGKVTGQGTHYELQRTHKLYQQFCELQFSAQLQ, from the coding sequence ATGGCTAAAGAAGCAAAAAGTCAATATTCGTGGGGAAATTTTTTCGAGCTAATCCATAAATCGAAACCTCATGTAGGACTCTTTATTGTGGCTTGTATCATAAGCTCTGCTAGCGCCATACTTTCCACATTTATCCCTAATGTCTTGAAAATTATCATTGATTCCTATTCCCTCTCTGGCAGCTTGAATCGCGGTATTTTAATTGGTTTAATAGCCATTTTTGTTTGTGTGACAATTACAGGTGTTCTATCAAGTTATTTATTGAGCAAGGTTGGCTTAACGGTTGTAGCTAATCTAAGAGGAATGACTTGGACGAAAATTGTGAAATTACCAACAGCTTTTTTTGATAGAAACCAATCCGGCGATATAGCTAGTAGATTAGTTAGTGACACTACCGTGATATACAACTTGGTCACTCATTCATTTTCTACATTTATCAATGCTGTATTAACCATATTATTTTGTGGATTTTGGCTGTTTTATTATAGCTGGGAATTATCCCTAGTTATTGTAGCTGCGATTCCAATATTCCTGTTATTTTTTATTCCTTTAGGCCGAGCGTTATCCGATCTTTCTAAAAAAGCGCAAAAGTCAACAGGGAAATTGAATGTTAGTGCGATCGAAATGATTTCCGAAAATAAGTTGATTAAGTCTTTTACTGCTGAAAACTATCAAATAAATAAAGGATTAAAAAATATTAACGATTTAATGCAACTAGGTTTGAAGCAAGCCAAATGGTCAGCTACGGTAAATCCATTCCTGAATATGATCATGTTAATTATTATTATGATCATTATTGGCTATGGCGGTGTCCAATTAGCGAATGGCCATTTAACGGTAGGAACTTTTATCGCATTTCTAACCTTGATTTTTTATATTATCAATCCTATTTCTAACTTTGGTTTTTTCTTCTCTCAGCTGCAGAAAACCAAGGGGGCAACAGAACGGATTTTACAGCTGCTATCCGAGGAAGAAGAGAATATAAATAAAGGCAAGGATCTAGATCTAAGCTGCAAAGACATTGAAATTAGCAATTTAAGCTTTAAGTATAACACTCAGGAAAATTTATCATTTTCTTTAGAGGACATTACTTTGAATATTAGGAGCGGGAATACTTATGCGTTAGTTGGCCCAAGCGGTAGCGGAAAAACGACATTTGTTTCCTTATTAGAGCGATTTTACAAACCAACCAGCGGAAGTATTTATATAGATGGTGAAAGTATAGAAAATTACTCATTGCATTCCTGGCGTTCTCAAATCGGTTATGTATCTCAGGAGCACAGTCTAATTACCGGGACGATAAGGGAGAATCTAATCTTTGGATTAGAACCGCAAGATGAGGCGAAAATTATTGAAGCTTGCGAAATGGCGTATGCATGGGAATTCATAAGTCAGCTGCCTAATGGATTGGACACGCATATTGGCGAGCGAGGACTCCATTTATCCGGCGGACAAAGACAAAGAATTGCTATCGCAAGAATGTTTCTTAAAGATCCAAAAATCATTTTATTAGATGAGGCAACATCAAATTTGGACAGCCAGTCTGAGGAAAAAGTGCAATCTGCGATGAAGAAAATTATTGAGGGTAGAACCGCGATTGTAATAGCTCATAGATTATCTACGATTATGGACTCCGAATATATTATTTTTGTGGAAGATGGCAAGGTAACAGGCCAAGGAACCCACTATGAATTACAAAGAACTCATAAATTGTATCAGCAATTCTGTGAATTGCAATTTAGCGCACAATTACAATGA
- the lanKC gene encoding class III lanthionine synthetase LanKC, with product MMDKNHLYFKYVNNDSKYFEKLQAGNKTAEFTINHLSEDCLIRTEENSPWKIYSFANKKIKDQGWKIHVSATMENAQQILADISQVLIERKITFKHLLNKTYLHSINSKNGNRISSGKFITIYPPTDEEFYQLLHILYDKVKDQENGPYILSDKCWKNSNIYYRYGGFVKISNEKGEFCIKDPTGQLIPDNRTPYYQAPEFVKDFDQFLELNNHFSDADENNPKFKQYKFQNALRFTNGGGIYIAERNEDKRKVVIKEARPKVGLDGQNKDAIDRLQKEYEALSKLADVRGVVKVVDYFKSWKHLFLVEEYVEGIDMKTWIAAKYPFHRHKDKEIYLNEVKQITLRLIDIVTEMHGQNVGMGDLQPANIMITKDLEVTLIDFESADHKDREEKAAIHTMGFSDHQNRNRKERDWYAVKKILRYCVLPIGPISNIEDHITSYHNEWIKQEFGSEFFLFLREIENRCDTHLSVTKEKQYDPIDYTQKRLPDEIGSLIEGLRAGMLANLVPDQGLIHGDIRQFEIAGGATNVLTGGTGAALALFRTGNVDKQVIHWIEQQFIHNIHSEQLESQGQGLFTGKAGIAATLYELGYKDKALELFRNLTGNNDDISLRSGLAGIGLALISLYFEENNDQYLKQAESIASHIIHFLGGNRSLTVSDWAADPAGLIDGWSGVSLFFTAMYAITRNTTFYVAAQELVELDLKNTHIDEDLQVLQTMNDRKLLIPYLAGGSIGIGVAIWYLNHVSGQMHYQDELKLIVNLNHIRCTFTGGLFDGAGGFLLIPPLLEDTYGSIETHKKQAIDRLNLFLIFKENHCLFPGNFCYRLSDDLYSGSAGIILGLQGILESNPLYWLPVININQFVTKTRYMNTPLVT from the coding sequence ATGATGGATAAAAACCATCTTTATTTTAAGTACGTAAATAATGATTCTAAATATTTTGAGAAGCTGCAGGCTGGCAACAAAACAGCTGAATTCACGATAAACCATTTGTCTGAAGATTGTTTGATTAGAACAGAGGAAAATTCTCCTTGGAAAATTTATAGTTTTGCCAATAAGAAAATTAAGGATCAGGGCTGGAAGATTCATGTTAGTGCAACGATGGAAAATGCACAGCAAATTCTAGCGGACATAAGCCAAGTTTTAATCGAACGTAAAATTACCTTTAAGCATCTTCTTAATAAAACCTACTTACATAGTATTAACTCCAAAAATGGGAATAGAATAAGCTCCGGAAAATTCATAACGATATATCCTCCAACCGATGAAGAGTTTTATCAATTACTTCATATTTTATATGACAAGGTTAAAGATCAAGAAAATGGGCCTTATATTCTAAGTGATAAATGCTGGAAGAATAGCAATATATACTATAGATATGGGGGATTTGTAAAAATTTCCAACGAAAAAGGCGAATTTTGCATCAAGGATCCCACAGGACAACTAATTCCGGATAATCGTACCCCTTATTATCAGGCGCCTGAATTTGTTAAAGATTTTGATCAATTTTTAGAGTTGAACAACCACTTTTCTGATGCTGATGAAAATAATCCTAAGTTTAAACAATATAAATTCCAAAATGCGCTGCGATTTACAAATGGCGGCGGGATTTATATCGCTGAAAGAAATGAGGATAAACGAAAGGTAGTTATTAAGGAAGCAAGGCCAAAGGTAGGGCTAGACGGACAAAATAAAGATGCAATCGACAGGCTGCAAAAGGAATACGAAGCATTATCGAAGCTAGCCGATGTGAGAGGTGTAGTAAAGGTAGTTGATTATTTTAAATCGTGGAAGCATTTATTTCTAGTAGAAGAATATGTGGAAGGGATTGATATGAAGACGTGGATAGCTGCGAAATACCCCTTTCATCGCCATAAAGATAAAGAAATATATCTAAATGAAGTGAAACAAATAACCCTCCGTTTAATAGATATTGTTACCGAGATGCATGGTCAAAATGTTGGCATGGGTGATTTACAGCCAGCCAATATTATGATCACGAAAGATTTGGAAGTGACACTTATTGATTTTGAGTCTGCTGATCACAAGGATCGTGAAGAGAAGGCGGCAATTCATACGATGGGATTTTCAGATCATCAAAATAGAAACCGCAAGGAACGAGACTGGTATGCAGTTAAAAAAATACTAAGATATTGTGTGTTGCCTATTGGTCCGATAAGCAATATTGAAGATCATATAACCTCTTATCACAATGAGTGGATTAAACAGGAATTTGGGAGTGAATTCTTCTTATTTCTACGAGAAATCGAAAACAGATGTGACACCCATTTATCAGTAACAAAAGAGAAACAATATGACCCCATAGACTATACTCAAAAAAGGTTGCCAGATGAAATAGGTTCGTTGATAGAAGGTCTAAGAGCGGGTATGTTGGCAAATCTAGTGCCAGATCAAGGTTTGATTCATGGTGATATTAGACAATTTGAAATCGCTGGTGGAGCAACGAATGTACTTACTGGGGGGACTGGTGCAGCGCTAGCTTTGTTTAGAACAGGAAATGTGGATAAACAAGTGATTCATTGGATTGAACAACAATTCATTCATAACATTCATTCTGAACAATTAGAATCGCAGGGACAAGGATTGTTTACTGGCAAAGCAGGTATTGCTGCAACACTGTATGAATTAGGTTATAAAGACAAAGCTTTAGAATTATTTAGAAATTTAACTGGCAATAATGATGATATTTCATTAAGGTCAGGCTTGGCCGGTATTGGACTTGCTTTAATCAGTTTATATTTTGAAGAAAACAATGATCAATATTTAAAGCAAGCTGAATCGATTGCAAGTCATATTATCCATTTTTTAGGGGGTAATAGAAGTTTAACCGTTTCTGACTGGGCTGCTGATCCTGCTGGGCTTATCGATGGATGGTCAGGTGTATCGTTATTTTTTACAGCGATGTATGCGATTACGAGGAATACAACTTTTTATGTGGCAGCACAAGAGTTAGTAGAGCTTGATTTAAAAAATACCCATATTGACGAAGATTTGCAGGTTCTGCAAACGATGAATGATCGAAAATTGTTGATTCCTTATCTAGCAGGTGGATCTATAGGAATTGGAGTAGCGATTTGGTATCTGAATCATGTAAGCGGGCAGATGCATTATCAGGACGAATTAAAATTAATAGTTAATCTGAATCATATAAGATGTACTTTCACTGGGGGATTATTTGATGGGGCGGGCGGTTTTTTACTCATACCACCTCTGCTGGAAGATACTTATGGAAGTATTGAAACACACAAAAAGCAAGCCATTGATCGATTAAATTTGTTCCTTATTTTCAAAGAAAACCATTGCTTATTTCCAGGAAACTTCTGTTATCGCTTATCTGATGATTTATACTCTGGAAGTGCAGGGATCATATTAGGGTTACAAGGAATTTTAGAATCCAACCCATTATATTGGCTGCCGGTTATAAATATCAATCAATTTGTAACGAAGACAAGGTATATGAATACTCCATTAGTTACATAG
- a CDS encoding class III lanthipeptide, whose protein sequence is MNEVLELQQLAAIPEEQEAFPITITWTVTTTAATWSTVSNHC, encoded by the coding sequence ATGAATGAAGTGCTGGAGCTGCAACAATTAGCTGCAATACCAGAAGAGCAAGAGGCATTTCCGATTACAATTACATGGACTGTAACGACTACAGCAGCAACTTGGTCGACAGTAAGCAATCATTGTTAA
- a CDS encoding VOC family protein, with protein MNLFISKPITGAMYYVKDLESACHWYCHTLGFSLGEHDFNDFAELTVDGQYVMHLFKSNGNDRAARATFSFSTNNIESTYNFIQDRGVEVSAINKHIDHSDFTFNDCDGNQLMICQFYK; from the coding sequence ATGAATTTATTTATCAGCAAACCAATTACAGGGGCTATGTATTATGTTAAGGATTTGGAGTCAGCTTGCCATTGGTATTGCCATACTCTGGGTTTTAGCTTAGGGGAGCATGACTTTAACGACTTTGCTGAGCTGACAGTAGATGGACAATATGTAATGCATTTATTTAAATCCAATGGGAACGATCGGGCAGCCAGAGCCACATTTAGCTTTTCAACGAACAACATTGAGAGTACATACAATTTTATACAAGATAGAGGAGTCGAAGTATCAGCGATAAACAAGCACATCGACCATTCGGATTTTACTTTTAACGATTGCGACGGGAATCAATTAATGATATGTCAGTTCTATAAATGA
- a CDS encoding GNAT family N-acetyltransferase: MDIKAATDSDYKYIVERDRHIAEALVKNKINEHEIFILWESNEEIGWMRFGYFWDNTPFMNMLWIDEEYRGQGHGKKVVLYWEELMRKKGFSSVMTSTQSDEEAQHFYRKLGYKDAGCLMQENAPLELIFTKNIV, encoded by the coding sequence ATGGACATAAAAGCTGCGACAGATTCAGACTATAAATATATCGTGGAAAGAGATAGACATATCGCTGAGGCTTTGGTTAAGAACAAAATAAATGAACATGAGATATTCATATTGTGGGAGTCAAATGAAGAAATAGGCTGGATGAGGTTCGGGTATTTCTGGGATAACACGCCGTTTATGAACATGCTTTGGATTGATGAAGAATATCGGGGGCAAGGGCACGGAAAGAAAGTCGTGCTCTACTGGGAAGAGCTGATGAGAAAGAAAGGCTTTAGCTCTGTCATGACATCGACGCAATCCGATGAAGAGGCACAGCACTTTTATAGAAAGCTTGGGTATAAGGATGCCGGATGTTTAATGCAAGAAAATGCTCCGCTCGAATTGATTTTTACTAAAAATATAGTGTAA
- a CDS encoding DUF5316 domain-containing protein, with protein MTGIIVSVVLSLFIGFLWEWQQAINITGGVGVIMLLLAGVLNGTFVSGVQMRANREIETAEDKESRNKFSSMFFLWGLPFFLTAIALFLIVK; from the coding sequence ATGACCGGAATCATTGTCAGTGTTGTATTGTCATTGTTTATAGGCTTCTTATGGGAATGGCAACAGGCCATAAACATTACGGGCGGAGTCGGAGTTATCATGCTGCTGCTAGCGGGCGTTCTCAACGGGACTTTTGTTAGCGGGGTTCAAATGAGAGCCAATAGAGAGATAGAAACGGCGGAGGATAAAGAATCTAGAAACAAGTTTTCTTCGATGTTTTTTCTATGGGGACTCCCTTTTTTTCTGACGGCAATAGCCCTTTTTTTGATCGTAAAGTGA
- a CDS encoding TerB N-terminal domain-containing protein yields MNERTVRQDGIVNSQGRTREQLTFAEIELEQPEQKRAEPFVVIPERGGREVDWGQNFRYVSRERQFVEQARELEWKGGEAAEFIPFHAYWPTYEQMQPGQLRWYLYWRGEVRSGRYPDTDLSYLFVYLYELIHGIGINEPAEGHEQMQRVWLAYRERYPKLDTYVREWLYDYGLVFGLHVQPLAPLQKLPRNLSAELKELEWKRRFTAEPLVLTWDMLRTMIDYDVEKSRFYTGQGRKDLQAYAPKVVALVDGYLSKSEDVRLLERFMPREKKVSRPLFRTAVYDHELYGRDVTVSVLPISTHLPLRSYITQLVRLTENKLRELSGFRGKLRGITAESSVEQLVARFLHKEFEQRKAKEARAFVPKVKINTSKLQRIQWESDEVRDMLTTEEQAPVSDESREETALPAKLSKAGKVPDPEQSESLQQAELDFERGWMEPGEVEHSEAAAGKTELPEEWREIFARLSAAHRKMLSALLDGGDAAVRLGIAEQAGSMPELLLDEINEIAMECIGDLLLDGDEIALEYREELRSLLS; encoded by the coding sequence ATGAACGAAAGAACGGTCAGGCAGGATGGTATAGTGAACAGCCAGGGAAGAACTAGGGAGCAGCTTACATTTGCAGAGATCGAGCTTGAGCAGCCGGAGCAGAAGCGGGCAGAGCCCTTTGTGGTAATACCGGAGCGCGGCGGGCGGGAAGTGGACTGGGGACAAAATTTCCGCTATGTTTCCCGGGAACGGCAGTTTGTGGAGCAGGCGCGCGAGCTCGAATGGAAGGGCGGAGAAGCGGCAGAGTTTATCCCTTTTCATGCTTACTGGCCCACTTACGAGCAAATGCAGCCGGGGCAGCTGCGCTGGTATTTGTATTGGCGAGGAGAGGTACGCTCAGGGCGGTATCCGGATACGGATCTGTCTTATCTTTTTGTGTACCTGTACGAGCTGATTCATGGCATCGGCATAAATGAACCGGCAGAAGGGCATGAGCAGATGCAGCGGGTCTGGCTCGCTTACCGGGAGCGATATCCGAAGCTGGACACGTACGTGCGCGAATGGCTTTACGATTACGGGCTGGTATTCGGGCTGCATGTCCAGCCTTTGGCTCCGCTGCAGAAGCTCCCCCGGAATTTATCCGCGGAGTTGAAAGAGCTGGAGTGGAAACGCAGATTTACCGCAGAGCCGCTTGTGCTGACCTGGGATATGCTGAGGACGATGATCGACTATGATGTGGAGAAGAGCCGTTTTTACACCGGGCAGGGGCGCAAGGACTTGCAGGCCTATGCCCCGAAAGTGGTGGCGCTGGTCGATGGTTATTTGTCTAAAAGCGAGGACGTAAGGTTGCTAGAGCGGTTTATGCCCCGTGAGAAAAAAGTCAGCAGGCCCTTGTTCCGCACCGCTGTATATGATCACGAGCTGTATGGGCGCGACGTTACAGTAAGCGTACTGCCGATTAGCACACATCTCCCGCTGCGCTCGTATATAACCCAGCTTGTCAGGCTCACGGAGAACAAGCTGCGCGAGTTGTCGGGATTCCGAGGCAAACTGCGGGGAATTACCGCGGAGTCTAGCGTGGAACAACTGGTTGCACGATTCCTGCATAAAGAATTCGAGCAGCGCAAGGCGAAGGAGGCTAGAGCCTTCGTCCCTAAAGTGAAAATCAACACGTCGAAGCTGCAAAGGATTCAGTGGGAGTCGGATGAGGTACGGGATATGCTGACGACTGAGGAGCAGGCACCTGTGTCAGATGAGAGCAGGGAAGAAACAGCGCTGCCGGCTAAGCTGTCCAAAGCGGGCAAGGTGCCGGATCCTGAGCAATCAGAGAGCCTGCAGCAGGCGGAGCTCGATTTTGAGCGGGGCTGGATGGAGCCCGGGGAAGTGGAGCATAGCGAAGCTGCGGCAGGGAAGACGGAGCTGCCGGAGGAGTGGCGTGAAATTTTCGCCCGTTTATCCGCCGCGCATCGCAAAATGCTGTCCGCTCTGCTTGATGGAGGGGACGCGGCGGTACGGCTCGGCATTGCTGAACAGGCCGGCTCCATGCCCGAGCTGCTGCTGGACGAAATCAACGAAATTGCGATGGAGTGCATCGGCGACTTGCTCCTCGACGGTGATGAGATCGCCCTGGAGTACAGGGAAGAGCTGCGGAGTCTGCTTAGCTGA
- a CDS encoding ATP-binding protein, which translates to MKQIQIPKRLTTALVNSLTAGVVPRVGLEHIAVGRKAEVASILQDMDNIAEGGAAFRLITGRYGSGKSFLLQMIRNYAMDREFVVADGDLSPERRLVGTKGQGLATYRELMTNMSTRTRPDGGALEPMLQKWIVTLQQEQMQAAGLRPGDPALHEAVELRIYAVCNEMQNLVHGFDFAKVLAAYWKGCKLGDDDQKAAALRWLRGEYPTRTEARKELGVGVIIDDDNWYDYMKLWAEFAVRIGYKGLLLFMDEGVNLYKITNSISRQSNYEKLLTMFNDTMQGKAQYLGIYLGGTPQFVEDERRGLFSYDALRSRLMDGRYSSSSRRTYTSPILKLDMLSHEEILVLLQKLRDIHAMHFGYASQLADEQLIAFMQAAVNRLGAEELLTTREVVRDFMDVLHMLHQHQELSFAELLGEREREHAAGTGDRKDGAKNELDDFLAEFEL; encoded by the coding sequence ATGAAACAGATACAAATACCAAAACGCCTGACCACGGCGCTGGTGAACTCCCTGACGGCAGGGGTCGTGCCGCGGGTCGGGCTGGAGCATATCGCCGTCGGGAGAAAGGCCGAAGTGGCTTCGATCCTGCAGGATATGGACAATATCGCGGAGGGAGGGGCAGCATTCCGCCTGATTACGGGACGATATGGAAGCGGCAAAAGCTTCCTGCTGCAAATGATCCGCAACTATGCGATGGACCGGGAGTTTGTGGTGGCGGACGGAGACTTATCGCCGGAGCGAAGGCTCGTCGGCACCAAAGGACAAGGGCTTGCTACCTACCGTGAGCTGATGACGAACATGTCCACGCGAACGAGACCGGATGGCGGTGCCTTGGAGCCGATGCTGCAAAAATGGATCGTTACGCTTCAGCAGGAGCAAATGCAGGCAGCCGGCCTGCGGCCCGGCGATCCGGCGCTGCATGAAGCGGTAGAGCTTCGGATTTATGCGGTATGCAATGAGATGCAGAATCTGGTGCACGGCTTTGATTTCGCCAAAGTGCTGGCTGCCTATTGGAAGGGCTGCAAGCTGGGGGATGACGACCAGAAAGCGGCGGCGCTGCGCTGGCTGCGCGGGGAGTACCCAACCCGGACGGAGGCGCGCAAAGAGCTTGGCGTCGGCGTCATCATCGACGATGATAATTGGTACGACTACATGAAGCTGTGGGCGGAATTTGCAGTGCGTATCGGGTATAAAGGGCTGCTGCTGTTTATGGATGAAGGCGTCAATTTGTACAAAATCACTAATAGCATATCCCGCCAGAGCAACTACGAGAAGCTGCTGACGATGTTCAACGATACGATGCAGGGGAAAGCCCAGTACCTGGGCATTTACCTTGGCGGGACACCTCAGTTCGTCGAGGACGAACGCAGAGGGCTGTTCAGCTATGATGCCCTGCGTTCCCGGCTGATGGATGGCCGTTACAGCAGCAGTTCGCGCCGGACATACACCTCCCCGATTCTGAAGCTGGACATGCTGTCCCACGAGGAAATCCTCGTTCTGCTGCAAAAGCTGCGGGATATCCATGCCATGCATTTCGGCTACGCGTCTCAGCTTGCGGATGAACAGCTGATCGCCTTCATGCAGGCGGCGGTGAACCGGCTTGGTGCCGAAGAGCTGCTGACGACCCGCGAGGTGGTCCGGGATTTCATGGATGTGCTGCATATGCTGCACCAGCATCAGGAGCTTTCGTTCGCGGAGCTGCTGGGCGAGCGGGAACGGGAGCATGCAGCGGGCACGGGTGACCGCAAAGACGGAGCGAAGAATGAACTGGATGATTTCCTGGCGGAGTTTGAGTTATGA
- a CDS encoding DEAD/DEAH box helicase, which yields MSGSSSFSRLAPFIQEYIYRKQWDSLREAQVEACRVLLDTSHHLLIASGTASGKTEAAFFPALTELYHRPSGSVGILYIGPLKALINDQFERITDLLREGEVPVWHWHGDVSQAEKTKLMQRPSGVLQITPESLEGLLMNRPNAIPALFHDLRYIMIDEVHAFMGADRGIQVLSQLTRLERMASSSPRRIGLSATLSDYEAAARWLGAGTSQPVEVVSPQGGRKLKLSVEHFSFPDARDEREAEHLELAKQNYYNFIYDHTHRKKALVFTNSRSDAELTTLELRRIAAKREDRDVFHVHHGSISAMLREETEAALRSGPGPAVAAATVTLELGIDLGELERVIQLGAPYSCSSFVQRLGRSGRRGDQASEMMFLCAEEEDEEAQLPARMPWTLLRAIAVIELYVRERWVEPLDLRRKPVGVLYHQTMSTLKSIGEAKPAELAQAVLTLPVFRGVEPEEFKQLLRYLLQTDHIQQTEEGALIIGLGGEKIVNNFRFYAVFKDDEEHAVYNGSEEIGSITTVPPPGYCFSLAGKLWKVEEVDSKHKAVYVKSSKGKVDTLWLGAGGDVHTRVLHKMRQVLLEQTLYPYLAPGAANRLERARRLARESGLLRSPVIPAGGDSLFILPWAGSKQFRTLERLLKHNLAEPMGLRQVVPMEPYYMVVSGRATAEELLAGIQSELSGVTDAEALLNAAEAPYLGKYDEFVPPELVRRAFAVDGLDVHGLAAALAAHESTKQQ from the coding sequence ATGAGCGGATCTAGTTCTTTTTCCCGGCTGGCGCCGTTTATCCAGGAATATATTTACCGGAAGCAATGGGACAGCCTCCGAGAGGCTCAGGTCGAGGCCTGCCGTGTGCTGCTCGATACGAGCCATCATTTGCTGATCGCTTCCGGCACAGCGTCGGGCAAGACGGAGGCGGCTTTTTTTCCGGCATTGACAGAGCTGTATCATCGGCCTTCCGGGTCCGTCGGCATACTTTATATCGGGCCGCTCAAGGCGCTGATCAACGATCAATTCGAGCGCATAACCGATCTGCTGCGGGAGGGGGAGGTGCCGGTATGGCACTGGCATGGCGATGTCTCCCAGGCGGAGAAAACCAAGCTGATGCAGCGGCCTTCCGGTGTCCTGCAAATTACGCCGGAGTCCCTGGAGGGGCTGCTCATGAACAGGCCGAATGCGATTCCGGCTTTGTTCCATGATTTGCGGTACATTATGATTGATGAGGTTCATGCGTTCATGGGGGCGGACCGGGGCATCCAGGTGCTGAGTCAGCTAACCCGGCTGGAGCGCATGGCCTCCAGTTCGCCGCGGCGAATCGGCCTGTCCGCCACGCTGAGCGATTACGAGGCCGCAGCCCGCTGGCTTGGAGCCGGAACATCGCAGCCCGTGGAGGTCGTATCTCCCCAAGGCGGACGGAAGCTGAAGCTGTCGGTGGAGCACTTCTCGTTCCCGGACGCCCGGGATGAGCGGGAGGCCGAGCATTTGGAGCTGGCAAAGCAAAATTATTACAACTTCATCTATGACCATACGCACCGAAAAAAAGCGCTCGTCTTCACCAACAGCCGCTCCGACGCCGAGCTGACTACGCTGGAACTGCGGCGGATCGCCGCGAAGCGGGAGGATCGCGACGTATTTCACGTACACCACGGGAGCATATCGGCGATGCTGCGCGAGGAGACCGAGGCAGCGCTCCGATCCGGCCCGGGGCCGGCGGTGGCGGCAGCGACGGTGACCCTGGAGCTTGGCATCGACCTTGGCGAGCTGGAGCGGGTCATTCAACTCGGCGCGCCGTACAGCTGCTCCAGCTTCGTGCAGCGTCTGGGCCGCTCCGGCCGCCGAGGCGATCAGGCGTCGGAAATGATGTTCCTCTGTGCAGAGGAAGAGGATGAAGAGGCGCAGCTGCCTGCGCGAATGCCGTGGACGCTGCTGCGGGCGATCGCTGTCATTGAGCTGTACGTCCGCGAGCGCTGGGTAGAGCCGCTGGATTTGCGGCGCAAGCCCGTTGGCGTTCTCTACCATCAGACGATGAGCACGCTCAAAAGCATCGGCGAGGCAAAGCCCGCCGAGCTGGCGCAGGCCGTGCTGACTCTGCCTGTTTTTCGCGGCGTAGAGCCGGAGGAATTCAAGCAGCTGCTGCGGTATTTGCTGCAGACAGATCATATTCAGCAGACAGAGGAAGGCGCCTTAATCATCGGGCTTGGCGGTGAGAAGATCGTAAACAACTTCCGATTCTATGCGGTGTTCAAGGATGACGAAGAGCATGCGGTTTATAACGGCTCTGAGGAGATCGGCAGCATCACAACCGTGCCGCCGCCGGGCTATTGCTTCTCGCTGGCCGGCAAGCTGTGGAAGGTGGAAGAAGTCGACAGCAAGCACAAGGCTGTCTATGTCAAATCCTCCAAGGGCAAGGTGGATACGCTTTGGCTTGGTGCCGGCGGCGACGTCCATACGCGGGTGCTGCACAAAATGCGCCAGGTTCTGCTGGAACAGACGCTGTACCCATACCTGGCTCCCGGTGCAGCCAACCGATTGGAGCGGGCCCGCAGACTGGCCCGGGAGAGCGGGCTGCTGCGCAGTCCGGTTATTCCAGCGGGCGGCGATTCGCTGTTTATTTTGCCGTGGGCTGGAAGCAAGCAATTCCGTACCTTGGAGCGCCTTCTGAAGCATAATCTTGCTGAGCCGATGGGATTGCGTCAAGTTGTCCCGATGGAGCCGTATTATATGGTCGTTTCAGGAAGAGCGACTGCCGAGGAGCTTCTGGCAGGCATACAATCTGAACTATCCGGGGTTACGGATGCGGAGGCTTTGCTGAATGCCGCCGAAGCGCCATACCTGGGCAAGTACGACGAATTCGTGCCTCCTGAGCTGGTGCGGCGTGCTTTTGCTGTAGATGGACTGGATGTGCACGGACTGGCGGCAGCGCTGGCTGCCCATGAATCGACTAAACAGCAATAA